The sequence TATCTAACGGATACCGCTACTCTTTATATTACACCGTCGaccgcatttaaaaatattttatcgtatccCGGGTCAACAGGCGCCCCCGTTCAGTCCCCTTCAATCACGTCGATCCCATCTGCATCGTGGTATatgcaaatttgtttttatgccCCTTTTAAATCTCGCCTTCCGTCTAGAAATCGCGTGTTTTTACATGCAAACAGCTTGTGCCCTCACTAAagctcaaaaatatatcataatttacgGCATTTTTACTTCAAAAACACAGGCTATcaccacaaaaaaaaaaatccaattcAATGCTGATTGATGTTTGCTGGAGATGTACTacttgttattattatcatatacatgatatatataatgtatgtaaatacgTCAAAAAATGACAGAATGATGAAACATCAGTCTTATAACCATTTGGGATTTCTGTAGACAGAGTAAGCAATAATAGTAAAgtgaaacattatatatgatgaaaaattttaataagaattatataaaacgttataataaagctataataaaaatatatgtataaaaatatatgtataaaaaatatatgtataaaaaggtATGTTCAATAATAACAGCAATAAGCTCAGtactttaacaattaaatgggAAAACTGGTAAATAGGACAGATATTGATccggaaattttttattgttaaattttaataatgagtgtgtattaaaaatgtacgtttTGGACCACTTTAATCCATCTTtagtatagataaaaatatataaaattttcttatttaaaaatatatgtatatgtgtgtgtttatatttacatactttCTTGCACAAAAAcctttattgattaaatatttgtcaattttttattttttttttagatgtgaTTGAAATCTCTATATTCAAgagctaaattaaattaatataaaaataaaacgatacaTCATTCCAAAGCAATGCtactcatttaaatttatcaccgatagaaaaatatatacaatttgatatttcttttcgAGTTGTTGTAGATaacatcaaatttttgaaatgtacCGATTatctttgcatattttttctgacgtaaaaataaattgctattttatctttttatccatgctataagatatatttggGTGTGTTTATgtgttttattacttattaagaTGATTTGCAGCATgatccaaaaaataaaaataataaataaatatgtcaagtataaatacatgttataataatatgctattcgcaaaatataaaatggaagaaagtataatatgtattcttgtgatatattgcataattattgattGTCGAGACTAtcgaagataatataaatcgatttatttttcttttcaagcaCATACATTTTTCACTAGCCAGACAAGAATGAGATTGGAATGCCTCGTTGTAAAGAGGTATTTCATGAATGGCTGAGAGCAATCTGCCATCCAtgaaacaaaaacatttttatcgagCTACTATAACAACAATCATGGGAACTCGTTACCTCGACGGGTAGAAggctcataaaaaaattgcccaAATTTTGCGCAAAGTCAAGAGAGccatatatgaaaaagaaaaaaaggaaatgccaacgttgtaataaaattttttaataaatttctatgacATACGTTActctcatatatgtataactactcaaaatattttgatttctttaaCACTATACATATTGTGTTAGAGCGATTCAAAacatttgtcaaaatatataaaaatgtgttaagctgtttataagtataaatattataaattacgcatcttttttaaacgattaatttatttttctataaatatgctATAAATATACGTTAGATGACATGAAGTTTGGaattcaataattcaatattgattTTGTCCCTGAGGTCTTCTCCTGAGGATTTTTCaattagagagaaataaaagatatcatGAAGTCTGGTGGAATGCTAGGTATTTTGAAGGGATTGGAGAGCAAATTTTTAGACGCGGAATTAAAACGCCACGAGTTTCGTTAAATGCATTGAAAAAGTATCAAGGCGGAAAAAATCTATCTTGAGCCACTGGAAAATTaagtttgaaatttatgacTTCTTCAGAGTAGACGGGACCTTATCAAGAACGCTCAAGGCACTTTTAACCACCGAATGAAAATTGTTGcgcttttttcatttctcttgCTGAGAAAAATTAACTAGAAAAATTAACTTCCATCTTTAAAAGATGATTGCTTATTTCAAgccataaattaaaatagattaaactATTaagtgcaaattaaaatttctattctagCATATCATACACATTTTTGTGTAACAATTAAGCaacagatataataattaaaacatttacttttatatgcaGTATACtaatcttttatatgaaattacaattttgtatCAAACAAACTATCATTAACTCAATATTTGTGATGGAAATcgttctaataataaatactggCACGTATATAATTAACGCGTATACTCTTTTAACTAAGTCTGATGTACTTACCCTCTGCTTCCAGGTTGTTTGAGGAGAACGCGGAATTGTTAAATATGTTCACAAAATTCCGGGATATGAAGACGAAGGAACAGCAATCATCGAGTATGGAACTGGCTGAGCACGCTAAAACAGTCATGTCGACCCTCGATGAAGGGATCAAGAGCCTGGACGATATGGACGCGTTCTTGACGTACCTTCACGAGGTTGGGGCTTCCCACACAAAGATCCCCGGCTTCAACCGGCAATACTTCTGGGTAAGTCCTAAAAAAAGACACAAATGCCCCTTATATCCTGTAATATTCATACGCGACAtatgacataatataaatatacgataGTGTTCCATTTATCGACCATTAACTGGAGGAGAAAAtaagattgtaaaataaaattgtaataactggagaagaaaatagagaatactataattatttcaataattaagtgctcaataataatatattattatttatcttcatCAAAACTTTGTACTTAGAAAAATTTGcgtcattttgaaaaaatactgTTACATAAAAAAGTTAGGTAGAGCGCGAGTATATTCTTCTTAGATGTCAGAACATTGGTAGTTTACTCTACAATACCGAGGAAATGCAAAGCGAAATTTCTCGCTCGCCGGAGACACGTCCCGCGTTTCATGGCGAACATTTTCCCTCGGGATGTCGCGCTTATCTCTTGTAACATGTAAATCAAAGAGAATAAAGTGACAACTTTTGGGAAATACTGTAAATTATTTCAGGGTTTGTCTCAAGATCAGAAGATCGTGTACGCAATAAAAGTACAACGACGCTCGgaataaatatgatacaataattttcgttgcattacattatattgttgaaaaatatgtatttatatatatttatatataaaatctgttaTCCTAAttagtacatttttataatttgaactGAATAaagtcaatataaaatataagctcATGCAACTAATTAagtattaagtttttattgtcATATGACTTTACTGTCTcgtcttttcattttattatatccatattatatttgtttgcaaaatttatatcatcttcTTGACTGAGAAAAAACACTTGCTGTGGAAAAGATTGGATAACAAACGTTGAGACTTCAACATTGCTACTACACGTCGGGTATTTTGCTCCTTCGTGGCTCTTCGTAATCCGTTGCACAGCTGGTGTCCGCCATTTGTCTGCCACATTACGACACTCTATGGTGTCTAATgagaaaagattcttttttaacaGTCCTTACATCTTTCTAgcaacttgaaaaaaaaaacaaagatagtaaaataaatatacaaaaattattacgaaaaatataaagactctaccaatttattatttatgcagtTCTCAATTAAAAGGTCAAATTTGCTGCGCAAATATTTCTTACTTTAAGATGTaataatgttttcttaaaaatgtcGACAATTTGTgtcatcaaaaatatctttataaaacacgtgaatattattatgtaaaagatagGTGTGTAACAATACATATCGTAACTTCGATTTGTTTTGTGCAAACTAATACAGGATGCATGAGAAGAGAGCAATCGTAACTTATAAGACTTATAAATATTCCACAACTTTATTTACGATCATGTTAATCAAAAATACTTTGAATTCAGAACACGAAAATCGATACAATAACGCTTCTGGCCCCTCGGCCgtaacacaaatataaatcggTATATTGCGAAGCAAATAAACGAAAATTAAACAACACaaaaataacgtaaaaatgTAGTTTTTTGTTGCGattttaaagcaataaaaatcgAGGGAATTTTGCCTTATATTTGAGTATTATAtgcttaataaattgtttaatattatttcttaatagaaCTGGTAATTAcctatgtaattattattaaatttattgcacaAATTACATGTTAATACAACATAAATCTtgttaatatacattacattaataatcatagatattaaatcaactagcaaattattacattaaacagataattttcttcattaatttgatatttatttaaacgaaagtatattctttttcagtTCAAATAATTTGCGTTTCAAACCtgcattcattttattaacccaatcaatttttttaatatgtcattaaaattatctgtaaTCTGATTTATTTGCTGAACtaggaaaatagaaaaacaaaaatttgagtTTTATGCTgttgtaaagaaataatacgctacatatatacaagtatttcataaatataaattacgtacatcataaatataaattataatgtacaatatataagaaacagtgatgtataaaaaatcataatctgTGTGATGCATATCGAAGAGAAAGTatcgttaaagaaaaaagaaaaacgatttcagcgcaaaaatatttctctcatatGTATGCAAAGTAagcttttgttatttttccagtaatggagagaaaattttcttggtacattttaaaaagaaaaatacatgccaaaatcctttttttattttcttaaagaaaagaaataaaatttgaaattgtataGGAAAAAGCGAGAATaaggatattttaaaatgtgcgTGGttggaaaagtaaaaattataaaaatttttattaaaataaaattaatattaaattaaattagtagtATTACGATATTTAGAACGGaagataattctataattaaattattaatgataatagagAACATGTTTCATACGAGAGGCATTTCAGATTTATCTCTCGAATTAATCTTGATCGAGAATAACTCAATTTCATCAATTAATTCTTCGATCAAATATTGGCAATcaagttttttcaattttttaatttttaaatgaggataaaatctaattatccGTAAAATGGGTTAAAGGATCATAACACGGAGTGTCGCATTTACTTTCGCAGCATGGAATGTTTGTCTACGATTTCAAATCTTTGCTTTGACATGAAATCAAATTATGCCTGTCCTCTTTTCCAGTTACACAACTCATGgattttgtattgtatataggAATTGATAATTTCTGTTGGACAATCCTGTGAGGTCATTGTGAATGGATACTAAGATCGCAGCACAACTATATAACAAtagaaattctaaaaaaaaatttagaacacTCTGATTGCCAAAAATTTGTTGGCTAAGAAAAAtcacaaataacaaaattgaattatccTTGAACGAgattatattcgaaaaatgctttctcAAGTACAAAATATACTTCCTATTTATGCTATTATCATGATTAACAGTTTGTGGAAATATGCTTTTAATCTAAATGTAgcaaaatagtaatattactcttttctttttaaattttttgaatgcttgatcttaatttcatataataaccAAACGCTTTACTTTCAGAAAATCGAGAAACCGTTTCTGGATGCGGTGGAGCGTACACTGGAGGATCGATATTCGGAGAACGTGGAGAACATCTACAAACTGACGATCAAGTTCATCATCGAAACGTTGATCGACGGCTTTGACAAGGCACAGAGCGAAAAGGCCAAGTCCTAGTCGTCCTAGTCCCGAGGATCCGGCACGCACGCGATCGCCCTCGATCCTTCGAAATGTTGACCGCCCCCCCGGTTCGCTCGGTCCCCCCGATGCCTGGAACGGAAAAGAGCCACAATCGCTATGCCGATTCCTCGATAAACGGCAATGGGACAATCGTCGTTCTTGCGTTGGTTTACGCCACGCCATCAATTCGTCGCTCCTTCGTTTCTTCAATCCGCTTCGCGCGGATTCCCGAGAAACGCGAATTTATGTGAGAGCACGTGGCGTTCACGTCGTAAATGTTCTCGCCGGCCTGAGATCTTTTTTCCCCTCGAGCGGGTCTCGCTACTAAACGTATCCGGATATTGAGAAACGGTCCCGAGTCAGTCTCTCGggatttctttcaaaaacgcGCCGCAACGCGAGTCAAAAGAATCGCGCGATTCTTTCGACGGTCGAAGGGTTTTTAACAATTCTGAAGCtcgatttgatttttaattaattgtatatttttttttttaatattataaaaactattcTATCTAAATAATGCATACGacgattcaaaaaatatatagtaaagccatttaaaaaaatgtctattgATTTTGAACTTTTTTAGATGTCTTTGCgacattattcaaaaatttatatgttgttTAGGTATGTATTTGTAAGAAGAAAAAcacgcaattttattaatgtgagatatatttttctgcatcCAAATCAAAAATTGGactcaattataaataagttatttgAAATCTTCTAAGCAACTCATGAATAGTTCTGCAAACGTCGATTaagtttaattcaaatttaattggtTCTTTGTTTCCTTTTCTAATGTTAGTTTCAAAAGAAAGTAAATAGTAAGTTAAACTAAAATCAAAGTGCATCGACGACAGCAAAATTAACGCTTTGAGcgctataatttgaaatttatccaGAATATAATCAGGGATTGTAACCTGATTTTAATCAGGAGTTTTATAAAAGGATGCCAAAGAGAGgatccataaaaaaaattcgtacaaaagtaaataatcCTCATTAAAggtttgtttttaaaatttttttatttacttgcatttttttttctttatataaaacatcatCTGCGAATGGAGGAATTCCAGGAgataaaaacgaaaatattttaagaatgaaatacgtgcttttctaaatttatcgaatctgtatcataaaaaaaagatattttaatttgcatttttattatttatagttttttcagaaaagtttatattatatgtattacatttcatatatattatctcaaaagaaatatgaatacaatgaaaatatattattgataatatagaagaaaatgttgaaagtaaaatttatttcattttctttttaaacaaatatatccaaagaaaatatattcaatattcagaATGTGAATACGTtattcatttttgtttaatgtgtgctgtataaatgttaaatattttaatttgttctatTTCTTCTTAACATTAcccataatttatttctactcACCGATAATAGACGTCTTTCAAAGACTATACGTTTAACAGAATAAAGCACAAAGTGATGGCACGTCGTTATTGATCAGACCACAAAATTAGAGGGAAGAAGGAGGGAAAGCTTTTCTCCTCCATAAGAAAGACCGATTTATTTAAGAGGATTACTTAAACGTAACTTTGGTCAATGATATGATACTCCTCATGAAAAGGAGACTTCGAAATGAAGGTTCTTATTACAATGCCATTACAAACAAAGTAAGATCCGACCAGTCGTTCTCTTCGCCGTGCGTTTTAAGGGTTTATTATGGCGTATAAGAACTCTATTAAATCCTCTTATGAGTGTTATAAAACCATCTAACGTATAGATAACAATGACTCTTTTATACAGTTTATCAAGTGTCGCGCAATTTTCttcacataattaattacggATTTACGAGATTAAATGTGAGGGAAAAGATGTATTCAACCTCTATTGCACACATTTTTCACGCCAAAGGCCTTTTACGGATAATGATTTTTCATTctgctaattatattaaactgcTTTTACTCATGCGAAATGTAAAATACTTCCCGGCTTTTGAAGTCTCATAAATCGGGCAAAATTCAATGAATCGGCAAAAAGTTTACATTGTTACACACGCTGCAAATTGATTCACGTTTAACAAAAAACCTTTGtaattgttttcatttatatatataaaagacatatataactatattatcaaccattatttaatattataaagcattaaagagaataatgaaaattaaaatgtttatttctacatataaaaagaaacaaaaaaattatttaaaattgaatctttAACTGAGATATTACAGAAACGGCTCTATATCTTCTCTCTACGGTGATCGatgtattattgtaattatacgggaaaatttttttcacttttttaagCCACACATCGATACTCTGCCATCAGTTATatagtcaatatatatatatatatatatatatatatatatatatatatatatatatacacatatattgtacaaatttcatatattacttataatgAGTATTGCTCGAACCTTGCCATATGCGCTTTGCGATtttgataatatcgataatattttccgAGTATAATCATCGAGTCTGTTAGCATAAAATACGCCGGTGTTTTAAAGCCGCATTAATGTCGCGAATACAGGTTCGAGCTCATCGGGACCGATTTTATACACGTTTCTGCCTTTCAATATGTGCTCGATAATTGATACACACGCAGCGGCCGACTGCTGCCTTTATTCGCGCGCGAAAACCTTGGATTACATAAGTCGCGCATGATACCCTCCGCGATGCGAGACCGAATGCACGAGAATGCAAATGCGCTTTGTTTCGAAATGGGGTCGCgatttaatcgcaaaaatagTATGAATGCAAAAGCTTTACCTTGCCCtttcattataattcttaCGCATAAaacgagaatttatttatttaattatgtagaaTTTGTCATATGCTAGTCGCGAAAGCTTGAAACGTCAATGGAAATTAGGATGCGTTAGAAAATGCATTCGATTTTACAGAGAAGTTTGCGTCAAGATTGATTCCATGTTATAATTCATTGATTTAATACGTGGAAAGCTGTGGCAGTTACCGATGATCAGCGGTGTCATATTAACATATCTCATTGATTTGCGCATAAAATGCATCTGTATTTAGGAAATCATATGCATTCTTGATAATGAACCCATTAAATCattatgtcaaatattatacttatatgcTGTATACAATCAAGTACATAAGTTTTAATTAGGCTTTTGCACAAAGTTAATCGAAATTTGCAGAATTCAAATTATGCattatagtttaaaaagatattaaaaattatttgccaattttaatttctttttaaagttgtacatatatttttttatattcttgatttagtttaattaaactatataaattttagaaatgtttacttatcattattatttggaCAAATACACAGTGTGATTCaagtttatcaatatatacatatatatatatatatatatatatatatatatatatatatatatatatattaattatataaaaattttttctgtcaaaatattttcaaagaaaatcattccaataattgataataatcgaaaaagtttatatatttttcaaagattttacatatatttgctaTAAGATATACTTTTAAGATTGCATCGATAGATGTATTTGTAAACAAAACCAAAAtcattcgatttttattttgtcctaaaacaacatattaattaaatttaaaaaatatatgcgtgaCACAAATTCTTCAATTGTTCGTCGCAAGATCGATTGGAGCGATTATAAGTGACATGTAGATAAAAAGACaaacagaaattattaatatatctcagATCGATCAGATCGGAATTGTCGTGGCAaacaattgaattaaattcttcATTAAATTCTAAACATTTACCCGAAAAGAAtagtaatttcaaaattctcgGTGATTCCGCCAACTTTCAATCTTGAATTCCTTTATGACTAAAgcgttaaataattcaatatttataatgctttattacatctattgttttttatacgtaccattattttttgtacatctattgttttttatatactattattatacatttcttatcattttaaatttctttacttttctatttcttatgAAAATGATTCGCTTAAGAAAGATATCCGCTTGCGATTTGTGCCATGAAAGAactcacaattttttactttgtacATACTATGCTTTTCCTTTtccaacttttatttataaagagacaAAATTGAAAGTACAGAGTGAGAAGTTGCGAAGTTACTTCATACAATATTCGAGCATACGATGCGAGGCTTTCTTCTCAAGCGCGATCGAACGTTCGAGTCTGATTCGACTTGCTGCTGATTCGCGGCACTCGCCAAGTCCGAGAGAACGGCGGAGCCCTTCGACTGTCAAAAGAGaacttgtataaatttttactcgtATCATAAGGCAAGAAAAAGTGTGGTTGTCAAGTGTGATGCAGGAAAAAATGTCTCTAGGGCAATCGGCCCTTCGCACGCGCAAATGTCAATTTCCTAGGAGGTCTCGGGAAGGCAGAAAGCCCCTCTGTATCTCTCTGTATCTTCCTCGCTGTCTTTAtctatctctatttctttctgaGGTCGATTCGCTTATGTTGCTCTCTGTGGAGGCCGACGGATCGTTACATATCTTTCAAAAAGGCCGTAACACACGTACGCGGACGACTGCAGAATGCATAGCTTATGGGAAGCCCAAAAATATGACATGcaatacgaaaaaattatatatgtatatatttatatatacatattgtattttatttattaaaatcatttgcagaaaactcttttttaataatttttaatttttcaataattaacgtaaaataattacaacatCTAATATAAAGTCTATCATTAAaaggttattattattattattttaattaaacaaataattaaaaaaaaaatttattggaaaaaatataattgagtaaaataaaaaaaaaattactatctgCTACATacacgtataatttttatacgctAAAGaatgctatttttatatcaataattgccATCGCAATGTGTCTACATTTACTATCAAAAAATAGTACATC is a genomic window of Cataglyphis hispanica isolate Lineage 1 chromosome 5, ULB_Chis1_1.0, whole genome shotgun sequence containing:
- the LOC126849503 gene encoding neuroglobin-like; translated protein: MGCELSKLAATKSRNQGGNDGSSPPPPAATDPRLPLTARQKFTVIASWKAVSRALEPTGVYMFIRLFEENAELLNMFTKFRDMKTKEQQSSSMELAEHAKTVMSTLDEGIKSLDDMDAFLTYLHEVGASHTKIPGFNRQYFWKIEKPFLDAVERTLEDRYSENVENIYKLTIKFIIETLIDGFDKAQSEKAKS